A genomic region of Pseudomonas migulae contains the following coding sequences:
- a CDS encoding carbon starvation CstA family protein, producing the protein MKNNNSLLRHLPWLLLAIVGACALGVVALRRGEAINALWIVVAAVAIYLVAYRYYSLFIANNVMQLDSRRATPAVLNNDGLDYVPTNKHILFGHHFAAIAGAGPLVGPVLAAQMGYLPGTLWLIAGVVLAGAVQDFMVLFMSTRRNGRSLGDMVREEMGRIPGTIALFGCFLIMIIILAVLALIVVKALAESPWGIFTVMATIPIAMFMGIYMRYIRPGRIGEISVVGVLLLLGSIWLGGQIAADPYWAKAFTFNGVQITWMLVGYGFVAASLPVWLILAPRDYLSTFLKIGTIVALAIGILVTMPELKMPALTQFVDGTGPVWKGGLFPFLFITIACGAVSGFHALISSGTTPKLLDNEVNARYIGYGAMLMESFVAIMAMVAASVIEPGVYFAMNSPAAVVGGDVVAVAQTVSSWGFAITPEALQAVAKDIGETTILARAGGAPTLAVGIAQILHSVLPGENTMAFWYHFAILFEALFILTAVDAGTRAGRFMLQDLLGSFVPALKRTESWTANLIATAGCVAMWGWLLYQGVIDPLGGINTLWPLFGISNQMLAGIALMLATVVLIKMKRQRYVWVTMLPAVWLLICTTTAGFIKLFDANPAIGFLSLAKKYSDALANGQILAPAKDITQMQHVIFNAYTNATLTALFLFVVFSILFYALKVGISAWGTKERTDKEAPFQALPDA; encoded by the coding sequence ATGAAAAATAATAATAGCCTGCTACGCCACCTACCCTGGCTGCTGCTGGCAATCGTAGGAGCGTGCGCCCTTGGCGTAGTGGCATTGCGCCGAGGCGAGGCGATCAATGCCTTGTGGATTGTGGTCGCTGCCGTGGCCATTTATCTGGTTGCGTACCGTTACTACAGTCTGTTCATCGCTAACAATGTGATGCAACTCGATTCGCGACGGGCCACCCCCGCCGTGCTCAACAACGATGGTCTGGACTACGTCCCTACCAACAAACACATCCTGTTCGGTCACCACTTCGCGGCCATTGCTGGCGCGGGGCCGCTGGTCGGTCCGGTTCTGGCGGCGCAGATGGGCTACTTGCCCGGCACGCTGTGGCTGATTGCCGGCGTGGTGCTGGCCGGTGCGGTTCAGGACTTCATGGTCCTGTTCATGTCCACCCGTCGCAACGGCCGTTCACTCGGTGACATGGTCCGTGAAGAAATGGGTCGCATCCCCGGCACCATCGCGCTGTTTGGCTGCTTCCTGATCATGATCATCATCCTCGCGGTGCTGGCGCTGATCGTGGTCAAGGCCCTGGCCGAGAGCCCATGGGGCATTTTCACGGTGATGGCGACCATCCCGATCGCGATGTTCATGGGCATTTACATGCGTTACATCCGCCCGGGCCGCATCGGTGAAATCTCCGTGGTCGGCGTATTGCTGCTGCTCGGGTCGATCTGGCTGGGTGGGCAGATTGCTGCCGATCCGTACTGGGCCAAGGCATTCACCTTCAATGGCGTTCAGATTACCTGGATGCTGGTCGGTTACGGTTTCGTCGCCGCCTCGTTACCGGTCTGGCTGATCCTGGCGCCGCGTGACTATCTCTCCACGTTCCTGAAAATCGGCACCATCGTGGCCCTGGCTATCGGCATCCTGGTCACCATGCCAGAGCTGAAAATGCCGGCGTTGACCCAGTTCGTCGATGGCACCGGCCCGGTGTGGAAGGGCGGTCTGTTCCCGTTCCTGTTCATCACCATCGCCTGTGGTGCGGTCTCGGGTTTCCACGCGCTGATCTCCTCCGGCACCACGCCGAAACTGCTGGATAACGAGGTTAACGCCCGTTACATCGGTTACGGCGCCATGCTGATGGAGTCGTTCGTGGCCATCATGGCAATGGTCGCCGCGTCGGTGATCGAGCCAGGTGTGTATTTCGCCATGAACAGCCCTGCCGCTGTCGTCGGCGGTGATGTGGTGGCTGTGGCACAAACCGTCAGCAGCTGGGGTTTTGCAATTACCCCGGAAGCGCTGCAAGCGGTGGCCAAGGACATCGGTGAAACCACCATCCTCGCCCGTGCCGGCGGTGCGCCGACCCTGGCTGTCGGTATCGCGCAGATCCTGCACAGTGTCCTGCCAGGTGAAAACACCATGGCGTTCTGGTACCACTTTGCGATCCTGTTCGAAGCGCTGTTCATCCTGACCGCGGTCGACGCTGGCACCCGTGCCGGGCGTTTCATGCTGCAGGACTTGCTCGGCTCCTTCGTCCCGGCGCTGAAACGCACCGAATCCTGGACCGCCAACCTGATCGCCACCGCCGGTTGTGTGGCGATGTGGGGTTGGTTGCTGTACCAGGGCGTGATCGATCCGCTGGGCGGCATCAACACCTTGTGGCCGCTGTTCGGCATCTCCAACCAGATGCTGGCCGGTATCGCGTTGATGTTGGCAACGGTTGTACTGATCAAAATGAAACGTCAACGCTACGTCTGGGTGACTATGTTGCCTGCCGTATGGCTGCTGATCTGCACCACCACCGCCGGCTTCATCAAGCTGTTCGACGCCAACCCGGCGATCGGCTTCCTGTCGCTGGCCAAGAAATACAGCGATGCGCTGGCCAATGGTCAGATCCTCGCTCCGGCCAAGGACATCACTCAGATGCAACACGTGATCTTCAATGCCTACACCAACGCAACGCTGACGGCGCTGTTCCTGTTCGTGGTCTTCAGTATCCTGTTCTATGCGCTCAAGGTCGGTATTTCCGCCTGGGGCACCAAGGAGCGTACGGATAAAGAAGCACCGTTCCAGGCGCTGCCGGATGCGTAA
- the lanM gene encoding type 2 lanthipeptide synthetase LanM, with protein sequence MLNDILDFNERKSWCAITDHDAMRKCLDLLHKNDKAVLRYFGTDRQGLLKQLHCSSQVVNKGNAPVVEELDRKVGIIASLRHECEGQDAFSSFYARWHVYFKHVFYSDEKYNLFRKWIDVETFLSSVRPYVISLIKSFSEKSLVHQLNSRIANGNELDLETFDRALADEALVPFLTSYPVLTRLLLDQVDDIVMYLYKVIGHFVEDINRLDTAFGLSGRQIDSIILGLGDSHANGETVCCLRIGNQSLMYKPRNNREALFYGALLDQLHEHTGNTCFSVYSPIMVSLDNHCWIEKIENLACDSESDLALFFQRLGAQVAVIHALNGIDFHYENIIARGSSPVMIDLECLFTSAMIDLRVKVPHGRALFKAIKFNSQSVYSSGFVPYSPDSDNDYSGLSRQQQFVSKKRQLVREHRFYRLKQVAVDNQPTLRHLPVFEGEARSVTEYSGAFFLGFEQGYDEVMNRSGAVLALLEQHAAGLKTRVLIKNTQRYADFIGMMLHPTFTQCKVRHEMLLATLWSDLNETLNDYGIPGHEIEDLAKANIPCFTQPLLSDCLLDAHGQTVASLAIERPFDSCRRKLDSLSPADKAFQMHVLQMCLFPVASEALPLNREHQLKAVPDLSPAQCLEGAMKIAGVIEKMRMEGDEGDVGWTFMDTHPRTGRHFISPMGSGLYNGMGGLAIFYLSLFRVSGTTRYLDEAERILCSMSKSHGHFPNELSVSAYFGLASWLYVLVNYQLMTGRQTYQPTVDELLLKLADFPHEGDEFDFIHGWCGAVTVLVNLYQLEKREALRLLIEKFSQAIQSALTLDDGTLVLNATGKPLWTGFSHGISGVLQAIGKVWEVTKDPLLAKLITQWLQAENRLTADGFWLDLRETAKSSSTIKWCHGDGGILISRRWLTRTMGEALGVETRAVLEQDAERCERHLWEHGLGSGYSLCHGDFGNLMCLLKLYRETGDEQGQANVRRALSQVAHNFFNEDFLDERNVPDLGMMLGITGVGQALLHAVEAGLPDVLSLDFARPVVA encoded by the coding sequence ATGTTGAATGATATCCTGGATTTCAATGAGCGTAAGTCATGGTGCGCGATAACCGATCATGATGCGATGCGCAAGTGTCTCGATCTTTTGCACAAGAATGATAAGGCTGTTTTGCGTTATTTCGGTACCGACAGGCAGGGGTTGTTGAAACAACTTCACTGCTCTTCACAGGTGGTCAATAAGGGCAATGCTCCCGTCGTTGAGGAGCTGGATCGGAAAGTTGGGATAATTGCTTCTCTGCGACATGAGTGTGAGGGGCAGGATGCATTCAGCAGTTTTTATGCTCGCTGGCATGTTTACTTCAAACACGTTTTTTACAGTGACGAAAAATACAATTTATTTCGCAAGTGGATTGATGTCGAGACGTTTCTCTCGAGCGTCCGTCCATATGTCATTTCACTCATTAAGAGTTTCTCGGAAAAGTCGCTGGTTCATCAACTAAACAGCCGGATAGCCAATGGCAACGAGCTGGATCTCGAAACGTTTGACCGGGCGCTGGCAGACGAGGCACTGGTTCCATTCCTGACTTCGTACCCGGTACTGACACGTCTGCTGCTGGATCAGGTCGACGACATCGTGATGTACCTTTACAAGGTAATCGGTCATTTCGTCGAAGATATCAACCGGCTGGACACGGCTTTTGGATTGTCCGGCAGGCAGATCGATTCGATCATCCTCGGCCTTGGGGATTCCCATGCCAATGGCGAGACCGTCTGTTGCCTCAGGATCGGCAACCAGTCACTGATGTACAAGCCGAGGAACAACCGGGAAGCACTGTTTTACGGTGCATTGCTCGACCAATTGCATGAACACACTGGCAACACCTGCTTTTCGGTTTACTCACCGATCATGGTGTCTCTGGACAATCACTGCTGGATCGAAAAGATCGAAAACCTGGCTTGTGACTCGGAAAGCGACCTGGCGCTTTTCTTTCAGCGCCTGGGCGCCCAGGTGGCAGTGATCCACGCCTTGAATGGCATCGACTTTCACTACGAAAACATCATTGCCCGCGGTAGCAGCCCGGTGATGATCGATCTGGAATGCCTGTTCACCTCGGCCATGATCGATTTGAGAGTGAAAGTGCCTCACGGGCGTGCGTTGTTCAAAGCCATAAAATTCAACAGCCAGTCGGTTTATTCGAGCGGTTTCGTCCCTTATTCGCCGGACTCGGACAATGATTACAGTGGTTTGAGCCGGCAGCAGCAGTTTGTCTCGAAAAAAAGGCAACTGGTCCGCGAGCACCGCTTTTACCGCTTGAAGCAGGTCGCCGTCGACAACCAGCCGACCCTGCGTCACCTGCCTGTTTTCGAGGGCGAGGCGCGTTCGGTCACTGAGTACAGCGGCGCATTTTTCCTCGGTTTCGAGCAGGGCTACGATGAGGTCATGAACCGAAGCGGCGCGGTGCTTGCGCTTCTTGAACAGCATGCCGCCGGGTTGAAAACCCGAGTCCTGATCAAGAACACCCAGCGCTATGCCGACTTCATCGGGATGATGCTTCATCCGACATTTACCCAATGCAAGGTGCGCCACGAAATGCTGCTGGCAACCTTGTGGTCGGACCTCAACGAAACACTCAACGATTATGGTATTCCCGGGCATGAAATCGAGGATCTGGCGAAGGCCAACATCCCGTGTTTCACCCAGCCTCTGCTATCTGACTGTTTGCTCGACGCTCATGGCCAGACGGTTGCGTCGCTGGCTATCGAGCGTCCCTTCGACAGTTGTCGCCGCAAGCTGGACAGCCTTTCGCCTGCCGACAAAGCCTTTCAGATGCACGTGTTACAGATGTGCCTGTTCCCTGTTGCCAGTGAAGCCTTGCCACTCAACCGCGAGCATCAACTCAAGGCCGTGCCCGACCTGAGCCCCGCGCAATGCCTCGAAGGTGCGATGAAGATCGCCGGGGTCATAGAAAAAATGCGCATGGAAGGGGATGAGGGCGATGTTGGCTGGACGTTCATGGACACCCACCCACGCACCGGACGTCACTTCATCTCGCCCATGGGCAGCGGTTTGTACAACGGGATGGGAGGCCTGGCGATTTTCTATCTGAGCCTGTTCCGCGTCAGTGGTACGACGCGCTACCTGGACGAAGCGGAGCGAATCCTGTGCTCGATGAGTAAATCCCACGGGCATTTTCCCAATGAGCTTAGCGTCAGTGCTTATTTCGGTCTGGCTTCCTGGTTATACGTGCTGGTCAACTATCAGCTCATGACCGGACGCCAGACGTATCAGCCGACTGTCGACGAGTTGTTGCTGAAACTGGCCGACTTTCCACATGAGGGCGATGAATTCGATTTCATTCATGGCTGGTGCGGGGCAGTGACCGTTCTGGTGAATCTCTATCAGCTCGAAAAGCGGGAAGCCTTGCGCCTCCTGATCGAGAAGTTCTCACAAGCGATTCAGTCGGCGCTGACGCTGGACGATGGAACGCTGGTACTCAACGCGACGGGGAAACCACTGTGGACCGGTTTCTCCCATGGCATCTCCGGTGTTCTTCAGGCGATAGGTAAAGTCTGGGAGGTCACGAAAGATCCGCTTCTTGCCAAGTTGATAACACAATGGTTACAGGCAGAAAACCGCCTGACAGCCGACGGTTTCTGGCTTGATCTGCGTGAAACGGCGAAGTCTTCGTCCACTATCAAATGGTGTCATGGCGACGGCGGCATTCTCATCTCGCGGCGTTGGTTGACTCGAACGATGGGTGAGGCACTGGGTGTTGAGACCAGAGCAGTGCTTGAACAGGATGCCGAACGTTGTGAGCGTCATCTCTGGGAGCACGGCCTGGGGTCTGGTTACAGCCTGTGCCATGGTGACTTCGGCAATCTGATGTGCCTGCTCAAACTCTACCGCGAGACCGGCGATGAGCAGGGCCAGGCAAACGTCAGGCGTGCACTCTCCCAAGTGGCCCATAATTTCTTCAATGAAGATTTTCTCGACGAGCGCAACGTCCCTGACCTGGGCATGATGCTCGGCATCACGGGCGTCGGTCAGGCCCTGCTGCATGCCGTGGAGGCCGGTTTGCCCGACGTGTTGTCGCTGGACTTTGCCAGACCGGTTGTTGCCTGA
- a CDS encoding FadR/GntR family transcriptional regulator produces MITSSTVVNSVVEKLRAALARGQWRSGEMLPGQRELAEQLGISRPSLREAVIVLETLGLVRSMPGKGVVVLEANLSDSQSHDSAVAGASLEDVLQLRYTLEPFIVGLVAQSISSKEVGQLRLTLMDMREALEANDSEAGVNAYIAFHEELFTLTSNPIFQSVVQQTSNALKQSAEVLRNSPEHLAERLEENEAVVRAIRSKNSAQASAEMRRHILREGQRMGIELNIPDDNLGRSNL; encoded by the coding sequence GTGATTACCTCGTCAACCGTCGTCAACTCAGTGGTAGAAAAACTCCGGGCCGCCTTGGCCCGTGGTCAGTGGCGCTCCGGCGAAATGTTGCCCGGGCAACGTGAACTGGCGGAGCAACTGGGCATCAGCCGCCCGAGCCTGCGCGAGGCGGTGATCGTGCTGGAAACCCTCGGGCTGGTGCGTTCGATGCCAGGCAAAGGCGTGGTGGTGCTGGAGGCCAATCTCAGTGACAGCCAAAGCCACGACAGCGCGGTGGCCGGTGCAAGCCTGGAAGATGTGCTGCAACTGCGCTACACCCTCGAGCCGTTTATCGTCGGTCTGGTGGCGCAATCCATCAGCAGCAAGGAGGTCGGGCAACTGCGCCTGACGCTGATGGACATGCGCGAAGCGCTGGAGGCCAACGACAGCGAGGCCGGGGTCAATGCCTACATCGCCTTCCATGAAGAGCTGTTCACCCTGACCTCCAATCCGATTTTCCAGAGCGTGGTGCAGCAGACCAGCAATGCCCTCAAGCAAAGCGCCGAGGTACTGCGCAACTCCCCCGAGCATCTGGCTGAGCGTCTCGAAGAGAACGAAGCCGTGGTGCGCGCGATCCGCAGCAAGAACAGCGCCCAGGCCAGCGCCGAAATGCGTCGGCACATCCTTCGTGAAGGTCAGCGGATGGGCATCGAATTGAATATCCCGGACGACAACCTCGGCCGTTCAAACCTATAA
- the radA gene encoding DNA repair protein RadA — MAKAKRMYGCTECGSTFPKWAGQCGECGAWNTLTETMVESGGAAAPSGRTGWTGQQAQIKTLAEVSVEEIPRFSTASSELDRVLGGGLVDGSVVLIGGDPGIGKSTILLQTLCNLAKSMPALYVTGEESQQQVAMRARRLGLPQDQLRVMTETCIETIIATARVEKPKVMVIDSIQTIFTEQLQSAPGGVSQVRESAALLVRYAKQSGTAIFLVGHVTKEGALAGPRVLEHMVDTVLYFEGESDGRLRLLRAVKNRFGAVNELGVFGMTDKGLKEVSNPSAIFLTRAQEEVPGSVVMATWEGTRPMLVEVQALVDDSHLANPRRVTLGLDQNRLAMLLAVLHRHGGIPTHDQDVFLNVVGGVKVLETASDLALMAAVMSSLRNRPLPHDLLVFGEVGLSGEVRPVPSGQERLKEAAKHGFKRAIVPKGNAPKEAPPGLQIIAVTRLEQALDALFE; from the coding sequence ATGGCCAAGGCCAAACGCATGTACGGCTGCACCGAGTGCGGCTCAACGTTCCCCAAGTGGGCCGGCCAGTGCGGCGAATGCGGGGCCTGGAATACCTTGACCGAAACCATGGTCGAGAGCGGCGGCGCTGCGGCCCCCAGCGGACGCACCGGCTGGACAGGCCAACAGGCGCAGATCAAGACCCTGGCCGAAGTCAGTGTCGAAGAAATACCGCGCTTTTCCACCGCCTCCAGCGAGCTGGATCGGGTGTTGGGCGGCGGCCTGGTGGACGGCTCGGTGGTGCTGATCGGCGGCGACCCCGGCATCGGCAAATCAACCATCCTGTTGCAAACCTTGTGCAACCTCGCCAAAAGCATGCCGGCGCTGTATGTGACGGGCGAAGAGTCCCAGCAACAGGTAGCCATGCGCGCCCGGCGCCTGGGATTGCCGCAGGACCAACTGCGGGTCATGACCGAAACCTGCATCGAGACCATCATCGCCACTGCGCGGGTCGAAAAGCCCAAGGTCATGGTGATCGACTCGATTCAGACCATTTTCACTGAACAACTGCAATCGGCCCCCGGTGGGGTGTCCCAGGTTCGGGAGAGCGCGGCATTGCTGGTGCGCTACGCCAAGCAGAGCGGCACGGCGATTTTCCTGGTCGGTCACGTGACGAAAGAGGGGGCATTGGCCGGGCCGCGAGTGCTGGAGCACATGGTCGACACGGTGCTGTATTTCGAAGGCGAATCCGACGGTCGTTTGCGCTTGCTCCGGGCGGTGAAAAACCGTTTCGGCGCGGTCAACGAGCTGGGCGTGTTTGGCATGACCGACAAGGGTTTGAAGGAAGTCTCCAATCCTTCGGCGATTTTTCTGACGCGTGCTCAGGAAGAAGTACCGGGCAGTGTGGTCATGGCGACGTGGGAAGGGACCCGACCGATGCTGGTGGAAGTCCAGGCGTTGGTGGATGACAGCCACCTGGCCAACCCGCGCCGCGTCACGCTGGGGCTGGATCAGAACCGGCTGGCGATGTTGCTGGCGGTACTGCACCGTCACGGCGGCATTCCGACCCACGATCAGGACGTTTTCCTCAACGTGGTGGGCGGGGTGAAGGTGTTGGAAACCGCTTCCGACCTGGCGTTGATGGCGGCGGTCATGTCCAGTTTGCGCAACCGGCCATTGCCCCATGATCTGCTGGTGTTCGGCGAAGTCGGTTTGTCTGGCGAGGTGCGGCCGGTGCCGAGCGGTCAGGAGCGGTTGAAAGAGGCCGCCAAACACGGCTTCAAACGGGCCATCGTGCCAAAAGGCAATGCGCCGAAGGAGGCGCCGCCGGGGTTGCAGATTATTGCAGTGACGCGTCTGGAGCAGGCACTCGACGCACTCTTCGAGTAA
- a CDS encoding YbdD/YjiX family protein: MFNDLSRLGKYLGQAARLMVGMPDYDNYVEHMQSKHPDKPVMSYEMFFRERQEARYGGKGGPKCC; encoded by the coding sequence ATGTTCAATGACCTGAGTCGCCTCGGTAAATACCTCGGTCAGGCCGCGCGCCTGATGGTCGGCATGCCCGACTACGACAACTACGTCGAGCACATGCAGAGCAAACACCCGGACAAACCGGTGATGAGCTACGAGATGTTCTTCCGGGAACGTCAGGAAGCTCGTTACGGTGGCAAGGGTGGGCCGAAGTGCTGTTGA
- a CDS encoding PilZ domain-containing protein, translated as MSEHPADRRRFKRIAFDARTELSQGEFIWPVKLIDLSLKGLLIERPEPWLGSREQMFSVDIHLSKDIEIKMDVQLTHNEHGQLGFVCRYISLDSIARLRRLIELNLGDQRELERELGALIEA; from the coding sequence ATGAGCGAACACCCTGCCGATCGTCGCCGCTTCAAACGAATTGCGTTCGATGCCCGAACCGAGCTGAGCCAAGGGGAATTCATCTGGCCAGTGAAACTGATCGACCTGTCGCTGAAGGGGTTGCTGATCGAGCGCCCCGAGCCGTGGCTGGGGAGTCGGGAGCAGATGTTCTCCGTCGACATCCATTTGAGCAAAGACATCGAGATCAAAATGGATGTGCAACTGACGCACAATGAACATGGCCAGTTGGGTTTCGTTTGCCGATACATCAGTCTGGATTCCATCGCGCGCCTGCGGCGGTTGATCGAACTCAATCTGGGTGATCAGCGGGAACTGGAGCGCGAGTTGGGAGCACTGATCGAAGCCTAA
- a CDS encoding C4-dicarboxylate transporter DctA, whose protein sequence is MLRWCSRSIFLQVVLGLVLGIVCGLTLPEYSAQLKPLGDGFIKLIKMLIGLIVFCVVVSGISGAGDLKKVGRIGLKSVIYFEILTTIALVIGLVFAFTTGIGSGANIHLEQLSAADMGDIAQRGQHMQTTSQFLMNLIPTSVIGAFAENNILQVLLFSVLFGSALNLVGEAASGISRLINELSHVIFRIMGMIVRLAPIGVFGAIAFTTSKYGLDSLQHLGSLVGLFYLTCVAFVALILGLVMRLSGLKMWPLLKYLREELLIVMGTASSDAVLPQIMRKLEHLGIGSSTVGLVIPTGYSFNLDGFSIYLTLAIVFIANATGTPLAMTDLLTILLVSLITSKGAHGIPGSALVILAATLTAIPAIPVVGLVLVLAVDWFMGIGRALTNLIGNCVATVAIARWEKDIDIQRANKVLSGQVGYTFQPRKPVAPAHQQEF, encoded by the coding sequence ATGCTCAGATGGTGCTCGCGCTCAATCTTCCTTCAAGTGGTTCTCGGACTGGTGCTCGGCATCGTCTGCGGGCTGACCCTTCCTGAATACTCCGCCCAGCTCAAACCGCTCGGCGATGGCTTCATCAAACTGATCAAGATGCTCATCGGTCTGATCGTGTTCTGCGTGGTGGTCAGCGGCATCAGCGGTGCCGGCGACCTGAAGAAGGTCGGGCGCATTGGCCTGAAATCGGTGATCTACTTCGAAATCCTGACCACCATCGCCCTGGTGATTGGCCTGGTGTTCGCTTTCACCACCGGCATCGGCAGCGGTGCAAACATTCATCTGGAGCAGCTGTCTGCTGCCGACATGGGCGACATCGCCCAGCGCGGTCAGCACATGCAAACCACCTCCCAGTTCCTGATGAACCTGATCCCGACCTCGGTCATCGGGGCCTTCGCGGAGAACAACATTCTGCAAGTCCTGCTGTTCTCGGTGCTGTTCGGCAGCGCACTGAACCTGGTGGGCGAAGCCGCGTCGGGTATTTCCCGGCTGATCAATGAGCTGAGCCACGTGATCTTCCGCATCATGGGCATGATCGTGCGCCTGGCGCCGATCGGCGTGTTCGGCGCGATAGCCTTCACCACCAGCAAATATGGCCTGGACTCGCTGCAACATCTGGGCAGCCTGGTTGGCCTGTTTTACCTGACCTGCGTGGCGTTCGTGGCCTTGATTCTCGGCCTGGTGATGCGTCTTTCGGGCCTGAAGATGTGGCCGCTGCTCAAGTACCTGCGCGAAGAATTGCTGATCGTCATGGGCACCGCTTCGTCCGACGCCGTGCTGCCACAAATCATGCGCAAGCTTGAGCATCTGGGTATCGGCAGCTCGACGGTCGGCCTGGTGATTCCAACCGGTTATTCGTTCAACCTCGACGGTTTTTCGATCTACCTGACCCTCGCCATTGTCTTCATCGCCAATGCCACCGGTACGCCACTGGCCATGACCGATCTGCTGACGATTCTGCTCGTGTCATTGATCACCTCCAAAGGCGCCCACGGGATTCCCGGCTCGGCGCTGGTGATTCTGGCGGCGACGCTGACCGCGATTCCGGCGATTCCGGTGGTCGGCCTGGTGCTGGTGCTGGCGGTGGACTGGTTCATGGGCATCGGGCGGGCGCTGACCAACCTGATTGGTAACTGCGTCGCCACCGTGGCCATCGCGCGCTGGGAAAAAGACATCGATATCCAACGGGCAAATAAAGTGCTTTCGGGTCAGGTGGGTTATACCTTCCAGCCGAGAAAACCGGTGGCCCCGGCGCATCAGCAGGAATTTTAA
- the yjiA gene encoding GTPase, whose protein sequence is MSSPIPVTILSGFLGAGKTTLLRHLLKAEHGLKIAVIENEFSDAGIDTQLLGDEPVQVMTLSNGCVCCTIHTDLTKALYLLLERLDSGEIAFDRLVIECTGLADPAPVAQTFFIDEELRERYILDGIITLVDAAHADTHLTQTIAQAQIGFADRLLVSKRDLVDEPTFTALSERLTRINRRAPIRVVDHGKIDLAELLDVRGFNLNADLGGGVSLRPVSQAPSIDRISSLVLRTDKPLDIDKLSEFMNELLEDHGKQLLRYKGVLSIAGEPRRMVFQGVLKLYGFDWDTEWADGEARESVIVFIADDLPEEKIREGFARVAAE, encoded by the coding sequence TTGTCCTCTCCCATTCCAGTAACGATCCTCAGCGGCTTCCTCGGCGCCGGCAAAACCACGCTGTTGCGTCACCTGCTCAAAGCCGAGCACGGCCTGAAAATCGCCGTGATCGAAAACGAATTCAGCGACGCCGGCATCGACACCCAGCTGTTGGGTGATGAGCCGGTGCAAGTGATGACGCTGTCCAACGGCTGCGTCTGCTGCACGATTCACACCGACCTGACCAAGGCGCTTTACCTGTTGCTCGAACGCCTGGACAGCGGTGAAATCGCCTTCGACCGTCTGGTGATCGAGTGCACCGGCCTGGCCGATCCGGCACCCGTGGCACAAACCTTTTTCATCGATGAAGAACTGCGCGAGCGTTACATCCTCGACGGCATCATCACCCTGGTCGACGCGGCGCACGCCGACACTCATCTGACCCAAACCATCGCCCAGGCACAGATCGGTTTCGCCGACCGCTTGCTGGTGAGCAAGCGTGATCTGGTGGACGAGCCGACCTTCACGGCGTTAAGCGAACGCCTGACGCGCATCAACCGTCGCGCGCCCATCCGCGTGGTCGACCACGGCAAGATCGACCTCGCCGAATTGCTCGACGTGCGGGGTTTCAACCTCAATGCTGACCTCGGTGGCGGCGTGAGTTTGCGCCCGGTCAGCCAGGCGCCTTCCATCGACCGCATTTCCAGCCTGGTGCTGCGCACTGACAAGCCACTGGATATCGACAAGCTCAGCGAGTTCATGAACGAATTGCTGGAAGACCATGGCAAGCAACTGCTGCGCTATAAAGGTGTGTTGAGCATTGCTGGCGAGCCACGTCGCATGGTGTTTCAGGGTGTGCTGAAGCTGTACGGATTCGATTGGGATACGGAGTGGGCGGACGGCGAGGCGCGTGAAAGCGTGATTGTGTTTATTGCCGATGATTTGCCGGAAGAGAAAATTCGCGAGGGGTTTGCGCGGGTGGCGGCGGAGTAA
- a CDS encoding GntR family transcriptional regulator, protein MNSFASPHTLVALPFSPPVDDLYSRVFDAILEQRIHAASRFTEESLAQMFGVRRSEIRGVLTQLSHQQVIVLRANHRPRVAMLDSEQIRQTLHARRLTETTVVRLACQQPHPQDLKSLRALIDSERHCAARGSAIRLSGEFHLKLAEMAGNAPLAHFLGSLVPLSSLAIAQLDVRAGGYCDWQNHGKIVNAVERGDAVTAEDLLSQHLDQLEAVLLNSQPMSRQNRVAG, encoded by the coding sequence ATGAACAGCTTCGCGTCACCGCACACTCTTGTTGCCCTGCCCTTTTCCCCGCCGGTGGATGATCTGTACTCGCGTGTCTTCGACGCCATTCTCGAGCAGCGCATCCATGCAGCCAGCCGCTTTACTGAAGAAAGCCTGGCGCAGATGTTCGGCGTTCGCCGCAGTGAGATTCGTGGGGTGTTGACGCAACTGTCTCATCAGCAGGTCATCGTCCTTCGGGCCAATCATCGCCCCCGCGTCGCCATGCTCGATAGCGAGCAGATTCGGCAGACGTTGCATGCCCGGCGGTTGACTGAGACCACGGTGGTGCGGCTGGCCTGTCAGCAGCCCCATCCGCAAGACTTGAAAAGTCTACGAGCCCTGATCGATAGCGAGCGTCACTGTGCGGCGCGTGGGTCGGCGATCCGGTTGTCGGGGGAGTTTCATCTGAAGTTGGCGGAAATGGCGGGGAATGCACCGTTGGCGCATTTTTTGGGTAGTCTGGTACCGCTGTCGTCGCTGGCGATTGCGCAGTTGGATGTGCGGGCGGGAGGTTATTGCGATTGGCAGAATCACGGGAAAATTGTGAATGCGGTGGAGCGCGGGGATGCAGTGACCGCCGAGGATTTGCTGAGTCAGCATCTGGATCAATTGGAGGCAGTTTTACTGAACTCACAACCGATGTCCCGCCAAAATCGTGTTGCTGGTTAG